The proteins below come from a single Paludibacter jiangxiensis genomic window:
- a CDS encoding phosphoribosylanthranilate isomerase, whose translation MKYPENIRDVISLHPDYMGFIFYSKSQRFVEELDPETLKQIPESICKVGVFVNENALNIFRIVQTYGLNAVQLHGKENPATCRILRRKRLKVIKALSISKADDLLVTEDYQTCCDYLLFDTKTPLHGGSGQQFDWSILHSYTGRVPFFLSGGIGPDDAERIKTLSHPRLKAIDINSRFETEPGRKDTKTLAAFVNKIRKEQ comes from the coding sequence ATGAAATACCCTGAAAACATCAGGGATGTAATTTCACTACACCCTGATTATATGGGATTTATATTTTATTCCAAATCACAACGCTTTGTTGAGGAACTCGATCCGGAAACACTGAAACAAATCCCTGAAAGCATTTGCAAGGTTGGAGTTTTTGTCAATGAAAATGCGCTAAACATCTTTCGGATTGTACAAACTTACGGGCTCAATGCGGTTCAGTTACATGGCAAAGAAAACCCTGCAACATGCCGGATTTTGCGTCGCAAACGACTGAAGGTAATCAAAGCCCTTAGCATTTCTAAAGCTGACGATCTCCTTGTAACAGAGGATTATCAGACATGTTGCGACTATCTTTTATTTGACACGAAGACACCTCTGCATGGAGGGTCAGGACAACAATTCGACTGGAGCATTCTTCACAGTTACACCGGAAGGGTACCTTTTTTTCTAAGTGGAGGCATCGGACCTGATGATGCTGAACGCATAAAAACCCTCTCCCATCCACGATTGAAAGCTATTGATATCAATAGTCGATTTGAAACCGAACCCGGACGAAAAGATACAAAAACATTGGCTGCTTTTGTGAATAAAATCAGAAAAGAACAATAA
- the trpA gene encoding tryptophan synthase subunit alpha — protein MNRLTTLFLNKQKNILSVYFTAGFPKLNDTTEILRELQKQDVDLVEIGIPFSDPMADGPVIQQSSQTALNNGMSIKVLFEQLKDIRKSIKIPLIMMGYLNPIMQYGFEAFCKSCKETGIDGLIIPDLPFNEYVSEFKPIADKYGISIVMLITPQTSEERIRLIDKQTNSFIYMVSSASTTGAQSNFNDDKQAYFRRIHDMQLRNPLLIGFGISNAKTLQTAFTNASGGIIGSQFIKELQQSPNNIASAVSSLRTTLEL, from the coding sequence ATGAATCGTTTAACTACCCTTTTCCTCAACAAACAAAAAAACATTCTCTCCGTATATTTCACGGCCGGATTTCCAAAACTGAATGACACGACCGAAATTTTAAGAGAACTACAAAAACAAGACGTTGATTTAGTTGAAATAGGAATTCCATTTTCTGACCCCATGGCGGATGGCCCTGTAATTCAACAAAGCAGCCAAACAGCACTCAATAACGGCATGTCAATCAAAGTTCTTTTTGAACAACTGAAAGACATCCGCAAGAGTATCAAAATACCTTTGATTATGATGGGCTACCTTAACCCAATCATGCAGTATGGATTCGAGGCATTTTGCAAAAGCTGCAAGGAAACCGGCATCGACGGACTCATCATTCCTGACCTGCCTTTCAATGAGTACGTAAGCGAATTTAAGCCTATTGCCGACAAATACGGAATCTCAATTGTCATGCTGATCACTCCGCAAACATCAGAAGAAAGAATCAGGCTGATCGACAAACAAACCAACAGCTTCATTTACATGGTTTCATCCGCCTCAACCACCGGGGCACAAAGCAACTTCAACGATGACAAGCAGGCTTATTTCCGCCGCATTCACGACATGCAACTCCGCAATCCACTCCTGATTGGATTTGGAATCTCCAACGCAAAAACCCTCCAAACAGCATTTACCAACGCCAGCGGAGGAATCATAGGCAGCCAGTTTATCAAAGAATTACAACAATCGCCTAACAACATTGCAAGTGCAGTATCATCACTCCGCACAACACTTGAATTGTAA